One Cucurbita pepo subsp. pepo cultivar mu-cu-16 chromosome LG07, ASM280686v2, whole genome shotgun sequence genomic region harbors:
- the LOC111798950 gene encoding increased DNA methylation 2-like, translating into MDGSFPQDSKSPLTVMPTKTPDGDQHFLLYLIAGIYFGPDLKGERPLKSVLQRLAAALPPYTSDQLAGSQIKVVEVERIFYYVLRKADESLIMKTSLLHQFFQGKFPAQGRDISFPQFPDLFPPELHPHSRSKNWYRFIENLSFIHNPDVSYLNSEDVERFKRLTGLNDFLLDRDAARSHNFSVRKVPPNVESTDNHNTSNKEFSPLKDELQYDSVRSGSYNGSLTPPQTKYDCNLEEKKFGPAMLFLPRQPCEEDWASLVAANDTGFALTGTAAMGHVGPIIGLMDIGECEDSYLFRVSLPGVKRGGKEFNCEVEKDGRVVIQGVTTTGERTVKKHSQVFEMVTHNLCPPGEFSLSFQLPGPVDPQQFLVNFGIDGILEGAVMKEFQP; encoded by the exons ATGGATGGTAGCTTTCCCCAGGATTCAAAATCTCCCTTAACTGTTATGCCAACTAAAACACCAGATGGTGACCAACATTTTCTCTTGTATTTAATCGCTGGTATCTACTTTGGGCCTGACCTCAAAGGTGAAAGGCCATTGAAGTCAGTTCTGCAGAGGCTTGCTGCGGCATTGCCTCCCTATACTTCTGATCAACTTGCTGGATCTCAAATAAAGGTGGTGGAAGTAGAGCGCAtcttttattatgttttgaGGAAGGCTGATGAATCTCTTATTATGAAAACGTCTTTACTGCACCAGTTCTTCCAAGGGAAGTTCCCTGCGCAAGGACGAGATATTAGTTTTCCTCAGTTTCCTGATCTGTTTCCACCCGAACTCCATCCCCATTCTCGGTCCAAGAACTGGTATAGGTTTATCGAGAACCTTTCATTTATCCATAACCCAGATGTCAGCTATCTCAACTCTGAGGATGTTGAAAGGTTCAAGAGGCTAACAGGGCTCAATGACTTCCTTTTGGATAGAGACGCAGCAAGGTCGCACAATTTTTCGGTTCGTAAGGTCCCGCCCAATGTTGAATCTACAGATAATCATAATACATCAAATAAAGAGTTCTCTCCTCTTAAAGATGAGTTGCAATATGACTCTGTTCGTAGTGGTTCATATAATGGTAGCTTGACACCTCCTCAAACTAAATATGACTGTaatcttgaggagaagaaATTTGGTCCAGCAATGCTATTTCTTCCCAGACAACCATGTGAAGAAGATTGGGCGAGTCTCGTAGCTGCTAACGATACAGGATTTGCATTGACTGGAACTGCAGCAATGGGGCACGTTGGACCGATAATTGGATTGATGGACATTGGGGAATGTGAAGACTCGTACTTGTTTCGTGTGTCGCTTCCTGGCGTTAAAAGAGGTGGAA AGGAATTTAACTGTGAAGTTGAAAAGGATGGCAGAGTAGTGATACAAGGAGTTACAACAACAGGTGAAAGAACAGTGAAAAAGCATTCTCAAGTGTTTGAAATGGTAACCCACAACCTGTGCCCACCAGGAGAGTTTTCACTCTCATTTCAGCTACCTGGCCCCGTTGATCCTCAACAATTCTTAGTTAACTTTGGCATCGATGGGATTCTTGAAGGAGCTGTGATGAAAGAATTTCAGCCATGA
- the LOC111798951 gene encoding signal peptidase complex subunit 3B-like — protein sequence MHSFGYRANALVTFAATILAIICGLASFSDTLKSPSPTAQVQVLSINWFQNQPNGNDEVSMTLNISADLQSLFTWNTKQVFVFLAAEYETPKNSLNQISLWDSIIPSKDSAKFRIHTSNKYRFVDQGSNLRGKEFNLTLHWHVMPKTGKMFANKLVMSGYRLPQEYR from the exons ATGCATTCATTTGGGTATCGAGCCAACGCTTTGGTGACCTTTGCGGCTACCATACTTGCTATCATTTGTGGTCTGGCTTCGTTTTCTGATACCCTTAAATCGCCTTCACCCACGGCACAAGTTCAG GTTTTGAGTATCAATTGGTTTCAGAATCAACCTAATGGAAACGATGAG GTTAGCATGACTTTAAACATATCAGCAGACTTGCAGTCATTATTTACATGGAATACAAAGCAG GTTTTTGTGTTTCTAGCTGCTGAATATGAAACCCCAAAGAACTCCTTGAATCAG ATATCACTCTGGGACAGTATCATACCCTCCAAAGATAGCGCCAAGTTTCGAATCCATACTTCAAACAAGTATCGGTTCGTCGATCAG GGGAGCAATCTAAGAGGTAAAGAGTTTAACTTAACACTGCACTGGCATGTCATGCCAAAGACAGGGAAGATGTTTGCAAACAAATTGGTCATGTCTGGATACCGCTTGCCACAAGAATATAGATGA